DNA from Acidobacteriota bacterium:
GGCGTCGTCGCGGCGGGCGAAGTGGATGTCGTTCGTGGCCACCAGGGGCAGCTCGAGCTTCCGGGCCACGGCCATGAGCTGGGGGTTGACCGCCTTCTGCTCGGCCAGGCCGTGGTCCATGAGCTCGATGTAGAAGTTCCCGGGGGCGAAGATCGCGGCGTATTCCCGGGCCGCTTCCTCGGCCTTCTCCGGGAAGCCCCGGCTGAGCCAGAAGGCGACCTCGCCCTTGAGGCAGGCCGACATCCCGATGAGGCCCTCGCTGTGGGCGGCCAGGAGCTCCTTGTCGATCCTCGGCCGGTAGTAGAAGCCGGTCAGGTAAGCCTCGGTCAGCAGCTTGCAGAGGTTCTTGTAGCCCTTGTCGTCCTTGACCAGCAGGACCAGGTGGAAGTGGTGGACGTCCTCGGGCCCGCCGGGCTTCTTTTCGGTCCGGCTCCCGGGAGCGACGTAGGCCTCGCAGCCGAGGATGGGCTTGACGCCCCTGGCCTTGGCCGCCTTGAAGAACTGGACGGCGCCGAAGATGTTGCCGTGGTCGGTCATGGCCACGGCGGGCATCTTGTTCTCGTAGGCCGACTGGACGAGGGCGTCGATCCTCAAGCATCCGTCGAGGATGGAGTACTCGGAGTGGTTATGAAGGTGAACGAACGTCGGTTCCATGAGCAAGATCTTTCAAGGACCCGGCCGGGCCGCCGCGGCGGGCCGGCCGGGGGAGCAAGCCGGGCTTATTCCCACTCGATCGTCCCGGGCGGCTTGGTCGTCACGTCGTAGACGACCCGGTTGACGCCCCGGACCTCGTTGACGATGCGCGTCGACATGGCGGCCAGAAGCTTGACCGGCGCGGGGTACCAGTTGGCCGTCATGCCGTCCGTGCTCTGGACCATGCGGATGACCACGACCCGCTGGTAGGTCCGCTGGTCGCCCATGACCCCGACCGAGCGGACGGGCAGGAGGACGGCGAAGGCCTGCCAGAGCTTCTTGTAGACGCCGGCCTTGTGGACCTCCTGGAGGACGACGTCGTCGGCCGCCCGGAGGATCTCCAGGCCCTCCCGGTCGACCTCGCCGATCATGCGCACGGCCAGGCCGGGCCCGGGGAAGGGGTGCTGGTGGATGAAATCCTCGTCGACGCCCAGCTCGAGGGCCAGGGCCCGGACCTCGTCCTTGAACAGCTCGCGCAGCGGCTCGATGAGCTTGAACTTCAGGCCCTTCGGCAGGCCGCCGACGTTGTGGTGCGACTTGATGACCGACGACGGCCCCTTGACCGGGTTGGACTCGATGACGTCGGGATAGATCGTGCCCTGGGCCAGGAAGGCCGCCCCGCCGAGGCGCATGGACTCGCGCTCGAACAGGTGGATGAACAGGCGGCCGATGGTCTTGCGCTTGCGCTCGGGCGAGACGATGCCGCGGAGATTGTCGAGGAACATGTCCGAGGCGTCGATGCCGACGACCTTGAGGGCGAACTTGTGGCGGAAGGCCTCCATCAGGGCCTCGTACTGGCCCTTGCGCAGGAGGCCGTTGTCGATGAAGATGCAGGTCAGGCGGTTGCCGACGGCCTTGTGGATGATGAGCGAGGTGACCAGCGAGTCGACGCCGCCCGACAGGCCGCAGATGACCTTGCCGTCGCCGACCGTCTCCCGGATCTCCTTGACCTTGCGGGCGACGAACGAGGATATGCTCCAGTCGGGCTCGAGGCCGGCCTGTTTGAAGAGGAAGTTGCCGAGGATCTTCAGCCCTTCCTTGGTGTGGATGACCTCGGGGTGGAACTGGACGCCGTAGAACTTTCGCTTTCTGTCCTCGATGACGGCGGCGCGGGTGTTGGCCGTGCTCCCGGTCAGGCGGAAGCCCGGCGGCGCGGTCTCGAGCCGGTCGCCGTGGCTCATCCAGACCTGCTGCCGGTCCCGGACGCTCGACAGCAACCCGGCCCTGTCGAGGACGCGCAGGGAGGCGAAGCCGAATTCCCGCTCCTGGGACGGGATGACCTGGCCGCCGAGGAGATGGGCCATAAGGTGGACGCCGTAGCAGATCCCGAGGACCGGGACGCCCAGCTCGAAGATGCCCTTGTCCGGGTGGGGCGCGCCCTTGCCGTAGACGCTCTGCGGCCCGCCCGAGAGGACCAGCGCGGTCGGCCGGGCCTGGCGGATGGCGGCGAGCGGCGTCGAGAAGGGCAGGATCTCGGAGTAGACCCCCAGCTCGCGGATCTTGCGGGCGATGAGCTGGGTGTACTGCGACCCGAAATCGAGGATGAGGACTTTCTGCATGGAGGGATTTTATCAGAATTGACCGCGATATCCAAAGCGGCCGGACGGGGCCGCGAGAAGGGCGAAAAACGGCGGGCACGATAGAACCCGGGCCCCCGATTTGGTAAACTACGGGGGGATATCGATCCGGAAGGAGTGCCGCCATGGAATGGGAAGAACTGGCCAGGGAACTGAGCCAACAGACGGATTCGAAGATCGTGCTGCTGATCATGGACGGCGTCGGGGGGCTGCCCGCCGACGGCAAGAGCGAGCTCGAGGCGGCCCGCAAGCCGAACCTCGACGCTTTGGCCAGGGCCGCCGTCTGCGGACTGTCCGACCCGGTCATGATGGGCATCACCCCCGGCAGCGGCCCGTCCCACCTGGCCCTGTTCGGCTACGACCCGCTCAAGTACCAGCTCGGCCGGGGCATCCTCGAGGCCCTGGGCTCGGGGGTCGAGGTCGGCCGGAACGATCTCGTGGCCCGCGGCAACTTCGCCACGGTCAAGGGCGGCCTCGTCGTCGACCGGCGGGCCGGCCGCATCCCGACCGAGGAGAACGCCCGGATCTGCGCTTACCTCAACGAGCACCTTCCCCGCCGGCCCGGGGTCGAGGTCCGCGTCTTCCCGGGCAAGGAGCACCGCTTCGTGGCCCGCTTCACGGCCGAGGGCCTGGCCGACCACCTGACCGACGCAGACCCGCAGAAGGAGGGCCATCCCCCCGTGCCGGCGACGCCCCTCGCCCCAGAGGCGGCCAAGGCCGCCGACGCCGTCAACACGTTCCTCGACGACGTCATCGATGTCCTCAAGGGCGAGCCCAAGGCCAACGCCGCCCTGCTCCGCGGCTTCTCCAAGTTCCCCTCCATCCCGACCATGCAGGCGCTGTTCAAGCTCCGGCCGGCGGCCATCGCCAATTATCCCATGTACAAGGGGCTGGCCAAGCTGCTGGGCATGGAGGTCATCGGCGTCGGCAGCCAGACGGCCGACCTGTTCGACGCACTGGAGAAGAACTGGGCCGACCACGATTTCTTCTATGTCCACTACAAGCGGACGGATTCGACCGGCGAGGACGGCAACTTCGCCGCCAAGGTGGCCGCGATCGAGGCCCTGGACGGGTTCCTGCCCCGCCTGGCCGCCCTCAAGCCGGACGTCATCGTCGTGACCTCCGACCATTCGACCCCGTCCGCGCTCAAGGGCCACTCCTGGCACCCCAACCCGTTCCTGCTGGTCTCGCCGACGGCCGGCGTCGACGACGTGCCGGCGTTCAGCGAGCGGGCCTGCGCCAAGGGGATGCTCGGCCGCTTCCGCTCCATCTCGGCCATGCCGCTGATGCTGGCCCACGCCCTGAAGCTGCAGAAGTACGGCGCGTAAGCCGCATCAGAAGGGACCTGGTCCCGTCTTTCCATGTCCCCCATTTTCGTAGACTTCTCCGGCCTGGTCCTATAAAATTGATTTGAATTGAAATCCGCAGCGGCGCGCCTCGGGTTCCCGGTCCTGGCGCTCGTTCTCTCCCTCGCCGCCGCCCCGCAGGACGATCCGCGGGCTGAGATCGTCAACCTCCGCCGCTTCACCCATCCCAACTTCACCCGGATCGTGCTCGACGTCGGCAAGCTCCGCGAGTATTCTTCCGGAGAGCTCCGCGACCCGGACCGGATCTACGTCGACGTCCTGCAGGCCAAGCTCAATCCCATCCTTCAGAACCAGTCCTACCCGGTCAAGGCCGACTACATCAGCCAGATCCGCATCTCCCAGAAGACGGACTCGACGGTCCGCCTGGTCATCGATATCGACCGCGCGCTCATCCAGTCCTTCCGCGTCTACCACCTTTTCGACCCGTTCCGGCTGGTCGTCGACATCTATCCCCGCGCGGCCGCGGCGGGCGGGCCCGCGCCGGACGAGACGCCGGCCGCCAAGCCGGCCGCGGCGGCGAGCAAGAACGTAAAAGGCGACAAGATCCCCGTCCCGGCCGTGAAGCGCCAGGTCGACCCGAATGACCCGAACTTCGCCGGGACGTCGCTGGCCCGCCAGCTTGGGCTCGGCGTCCGGACGGTCGTCATCGATCCCGGCCACGGCGGGCACGACCCGGGGACGATCGGCAAGGGCGGGCTCCAGGAGAAAGAGGGCAACCTGGCCATCGCCCTGGCCCTCCGGAAACTGCTCCAGGGTGCCGGCATCGAGGTCGTCCTGACCCGGGAATCGGATATCGACCTCGGCCTAGAGGCCCGGGCCGTCATCGCCAACGAGAAGCGGGCCGACCTCTTCATCTCCATCCACGGCAACGCCCACCGCGACCGCAAGCGCGGCGGCGTCGAGACGTTCTTCCTCAATGTCAGCCCCGACCCCTCGGTCATCGAGCTGGCCGCGGCCGAGAACGCCACCTCGACCAAGAACATCGGCGAGATGAGGTCGATCCTCCAGAAGATCATGCAGAACAGCAAGGTCAAGGAGTCGCTGGGCCTGGCCTCGGCCATCCAGAAGAACCTGGTCAGGGACCTGGGCAAGGACCTGCCGGGCATAAAGGACCTGGGGGTCAAGGGCGCTCCTTTCTGGGTCCTCATCGGCGGCGAGATGCCGTCCATCCTGGTCGAGGTGGCCCACCTGAGCAACCCCAAGGAGGAGGCCAAGCTCAGGACGCAAAAGTTCCGTGACCTGGCCGCTCAGGGCATCTTTGATGGTATCATGGAATATGTCCATTCGCTCGGTAAAGGATAGAGCCATGAAGAGACGCGATTTCGTCACGAGCGCGGCCGCCGCCGGCCTGGCCCTCCGTTTCGGCTCCCGGGCCCTGGCCGGGCCGGTCCCGGCTCCGGCGCCCGTCCTGGCCGCGATCGAAGGCCAATCTCCCGCGGCCATCACCAGGGCAGCCATCGCCGCCCTGGGCGGCATGAAAGCCTTCGTCTCCAAGGGCGACCGGGTGGTCATCAAGCCCAACATCGGCTGGGACCGGACCCCGGAGATGGCGGCCTGCACCAACCCCGAGGTCGTTAGCACCCTGGTCGAGCTCGTCCTCGACGCCGGGGCCAAGAAGGCCATCGTCATCGACAACTCGACCAACCAGGCCAAGCGCTGCTACATCCGCTCCGGGATCCAGGAGGCCGTCAACCAGGCCGGCGGGGACATGCTCTTCGTCGACGACTACCGGGTCAAGAAGATGCCGCTCAAGGGCGAGTGGATCAAGGAATGGGAGGTCCTGCTCGACGTCGTCGAATCCGACAAGATCATCAACGTGCCCATCGCCAAGGTCCATTCGTTCTGCCGCCTGACCCTGGGCATGAAGAATTGGCTCGGGGCGACCGCCGGGGCCCGCAACCAGTTCCACCAGGGCCTGGACAAGGCCGTGGTCGACCTGGCCGGTTTCTTCAAGCCCCGGCTGACCGTGCTCGACGCCTACCGCATCCTCGTCCGCAACGGGCCGCAGGGCGGCCGCCTGTCCGACACCGAGATGCGCAACACCGTCGTGGCCGGCACGGACCCCGTCGCCGTCGACGCCTTCGGGGCCTCGCTCTTCCCGGTCGAGCCCCGCGAGCTGCCCTACCTGGAGCTGGCCCGCGCCCGGGGCCTGGGCGAATACGATCTGGGGAAGGTCCGCATTGAAAAACGGAAGATCTAGGAAGTACCGCGCCCTCGAGCGCCTGCGGATAGCCAGCCAAGCCGTCTTCTTCGGCCTGTTCGCCTATCTCTTCATCGGCGCCCACTACACGGGCGAGGACTACATCGGCTCGACCGTCCAGCGCTTCTTCCACTTCGATCCGCTCCTGGCGCTGATCACGATCGTCTCGGCCCGCCTCGTCTACGCCTGGTTCGCCTTCGCCCTGGTGACGGTCGCCGCCACCGTCCTCTTCGGCCGCGTCTTCTGCGGCTGGGTCTGCCCGCTCGGGGCCGTGAACCAGATGTCGTCGTTCCTCTTCAAGAAGGCGAAGCTCCTCAAGCCGCCGCGCGAGGACAAGGCCAGCCTGGCCCCGAAGTACTACATCCTCGTCCTGGTCCTTGTCGGGGCCCTGCTCGGGCTCGACCTGGCCGGCTATCTCGACCCGCTCTCGTTCCTGACCCGCTCGTTCGCCCTGGCCGTGCTGCCCTCGCTGGCCCAGGCCCTGTCCGGCCTCGGCGGCATCCTCTACGGGCTCGGGGCGGCCGGCCTGGCCCGTTCCGTATCGCAGCTCCTCCAGAACTGGACGATCCACACGACCTTCGTCCAGGGCTTCTCGGCCGGCCTGTTCTTCCTGGCCGCGATCGGCCTGAACGCCCGGAAAGAGCGCTTCTGGTGCCGCTACCTCTGCCCGACCGGCGCGCTGCTGGGGCTCCTGAGCCGCTGGAACCTGGTCAAGCTCCGGATCGACGGCGAGGCCTGCATCAAGTGCGGCCTCTGCACCCAGCACTGCGAGACCCAGGCCCATCCCTATCCCAACGAGGGCTGGAAAAGCGGCGAGTGCGTCTACTGCCTGGATTGCGCCTCGCGCTGCCCGACCGGCGCGATCCATTTCCCGCTCAGCGCCCGCTTCGAGAAGGCGACGAACGTCTCGAACGTCGACCTGTCGCGCCGCAAGCTCCTGGTGACGACCCTGGCCGGGCTGGCCGCCGCGCCGTTCTTCCGGCTGACGCCATCGCGGAAGCGGGCCTCCCTCAAGCTCCTCCGCCCGCCCGGGTCCCTGCCCGAGGACAAGTTCCTGGCCAAGTGCGTCAAGTGCGGCCAGTGCATGCGGGCCTGCCCGACCGGCGGGCTCCAGCCCGTGCTGACCGAGGCCGGCCCCGAAGGGATCTACACGCCGAAGCTCGTCCCGAAGATCGGCTACTGCGAATACTATTGCTCGCTCTGCACGCAGGTCTGCCCGACCGGGGCGATCAGGAAGCTGACCATCGAGGAGAAGAACCAGGTCAAGATGGGCACGGCCTGGCTCAACAAGAGCCGCTGCATCCCCCACGTGCTGGGCAGGCCCTGCGTCGTCTGCGAGGAGCACTGCCCCGTCTCCCCCAAGGCCATCAAGCTGGTCGAGGTCGCGACCAGGCTCCCCGACGGCACGGTCGCCGTTCAGAAGGCGCCGTTCATCGACGTCGAGCGCTGCATCGGCTGCGGCATCTGCGAGAACAAGTGCCCGGTCGTGGACGACCCGGCCATCTTCGTCACCAGCGTCGGCGAATCGCGGTCGGAGAAGAACCGGCTGCTGCTCGACATCTCGGGCGGATCGGCGGAAGCCCCCTACAAGTAGGGACTTTATTCCGATCGCCTCTTCGTCGGGATCTCGACCGGACCTCGTTCCGGAGATCTTCGGCAAAACATGCCGGCCTGATTTCGCCGGGCCGGAGAGCGCCTTGATTTAGAAGAAAGGCGCGCGAGCCTATTCCTTTAGAGCTTTCTTCAGCTCTTCCGTCAGCTTCGGCACGACCTCGAAGAGATCGCCGACGATGCCGTAATCCGCGACCTTGAAGATGGGCGCCTCGGGATCCTTGTTGACGGCGGCGATGACCTTGGAGGACGACATCCCGGCCAGGTGCTGGATGGCGCCGGAGATGCCCACGGCCAGGTAGAGCTGCGGTGACACGGTCTTGCCGGTCTGGCCGACCTGGTGCTGGTGGCCGATCCAGCCGGAGTCGACGGCCGAGCGGGACGCGCCCACGGCGGCCCGGGGGAAGACGGCGGCCATGTCCCGGAGCAGGGCGAAAGCCTCGGGGCCCTTGAGCCCGCGGCCGCCGGAGATGACGACGTCGGCTTCGGTGACGTCGAGCTCCGTCGTTTCCTCCTTGAGGACCTCGACCACGCGGCCCTTGACGGCGCCCTCCGGCACGGCCGCGGCCATCTTCACGACTTCGCCCCCGCCTTCGACCGGCTCGCCGGCCGGGAAGACGTTCGGCCGCAGCGTGGCCAGCTGGGGCGAGGTCTTCAGCTTCACCGACAGGATCGCCTTGCCGGCGTAGATCGGCCGGGTGAATTCGAGGGCCCCGTCCTTGACGGCGACCTTGGTGCAGTCCGCGGCCAGGGAGACGCCGAGCCTGGCCGCCACGCGCGGCGCCATGTCCTTGCCCATGGCCGTGGCCGAGAAAAAGAGGGCCGCCGGCTTCGCTTCGGCGGCGAATCCGGCCAGGGCGGCG
Protein-coding regions in this window:
- the guaA gene encoding glutamine-hydrolyzing GMP synthase, with translation MQKVLILDFGSQYTQLIARKIRELGVYSEILPFSTPLAAIRQARPTALVLSGGPQSVYGKGAPHPDKGIFELGVPVLGICYGVHLMAHLLGGQVIPSQEREFGFASLRVLDRAGLLSSVRDRQQVWMSHGDRLETAPPGFRLTGSTANTRAAVIEDRKRKFYGVQFHPEVIHTKEGLKILGNFLFKQAGLEPDWSISSFVARKVKEIRETVGDGKVICGLSGGVDSLVTSLIIHKAVGNRLTCIFIDNGLLRKGQYEALMEAFRHKFALKVVGIDASDMFLDNLRGIVSPERKRKTIGRLFIHLFERESMRLGGAAFLAQGTIYPDVIESNPVKGPSSVIKSHHNVGGLPKGLKFKLIEPLRELFKDEVRALALELGVDEDFIHQHPFPGPGLAVRMIGEVDREGLEILRAADDVVLQEVHKAGVYKKLWQAFAVLLPVRSVGVMGDQRTYQRVVVIRMVQSTDGMTANWYPAPVKLLAAMSTRIVNEVRGVNRVVYDVTTKPPGTIEWE
- a CDS encoding 2,3-bisphosphoglycerate-independent phosphoglycerate mutase; its protein translation is MEWEELARELSQQTDSKIVLLIMDGVGGLPADGKSELEAARKPNLDALARAAVCGLSDPVMMGITPGSGPSHLALFGYDPLKYQLGRGILEALGSGVEVGRNDLVARGNFATVKGGLVVDRRAGRIPTEENARICAYLNEHLPRRPGVEVRVFPGKEHRFVARFTAEGLADHLTDADPQKEGHPPVPATPLAPEAAKAADAVNTFLDDVIDVLKGEPKANAALLRGFSKFPSIPTMQALFKLRPAAIANYPMYKGLAKLLGMEVIGVGSQTADLFDALEKNWADHDFFYVHYKRTDSTGEDGNFAAKVAAIEALDGFLPRLAALKPDVIVVTSDHSTPSALKGHSWHPNPFLLVSPTAGVDDVPAFSERACAKGMLGRFRSISAMPLMLAHALKLQKYGA
- a CDS encoding N-acetylmuramoyl-L-alanine amidase; amino-acid sequence: MKSAAARLGFPVLALVLSLAAAPQDDPRAEIVNLRRFTHPNFTRIVLDVGKLREYSSGELRDPDRIYVDVLQAKLNPILQNQSYPVKADYISQIRISQKTDSTVRLVIDIDRALIQSFRVYHLFDPFRLVVDIYPRAAAAGGPAPDETPAAKPAAAASKNVKGDKIPVPAVKRQVDPNDPNFAGTSLARQLGLGVRTVVIDPGHGGHDPGTIGKGGLQEKEGNLAIALALRKLLQGAGIEVVLTRESDIDLGLEARAVIANEKRADLFISIHGNAHRDRKRGGVETFFLNVSPDPSVIELAAAENATSTKNIGEMRSILQKIMQNSKVKESLGLASAIQKNLVRDLGKDLPGIKDLGVKGAPFWVLIGGEMPSILVEVAHLSNPKEEAKLRTQKFRDLAAQGIFDGIMEYVHSLGKG
- a CDS encoding DUF362 domain-containing protein → MKRRDFVTSAAAAGLALRFGSRALAGPVPAPAPVLAAIEGQSPAAITRAAIAALGGMKAFVSKGDRVVIKPNIGWDRTPEMAACTNPEVVSTLVELVLDAGAKKAIVIDNSTNQAKRCYIRSGIQEAVNQAGGDMLFVDDYRVKKMPLKGEWIKEWEVLLDVVESDKIINVPIAKVHSFCRLTLGMKNWLGATAGARNQFHQGLDKAVVDLAGFFKPRLTVLDAYRILVRNGPQGGRLSDTEMRNTVVAGTDPVAVDAFGASLFPVEPRELPYLELARARGLGEYDLGKVRIEKRKI
- a CDS encoding 4Fe-4S binding protein; its protein translation is MKNGRSRKYRALERLRIASQAVFFGLFAYLFIGAHYTGEDYIGSTVQRFFHFDPLLALITIVSARLVYAWFAFALVTVAATVLFGRVFCGWVCPLGAVNQMSSFLFKKAKLLKPPREDKASLAPKYYILVLVLVGALLGLDLAGYLDPLSFLTRSFALAVLPSLAQALSGLGGILYGLGAAGLARSVSQLLQNWTIHTTFVQGFSAGLFFLAAIGLNARKERFWCRYLCPTGALLGLLSRWNLVKLRIDGEACIKCGLCTQHCETQAHPYPNEGWKSGECVYCLDCASRCPTGAIHFPLSARFEKATNVSNVDLSRRKLLVTTLAGLAAAPFFRLTPSRKRASLKLLRPPGSLPEDKFLAKCVKCGQCMRACPTGGLQPVLTEAGPEGIYTPKLVPKIGYCEYYCSLCTQVCPTGAIRKLTIEEKNQVKMGTAWLNKSRCIPHVLGRPCVVCEEHCPVSPKAIKLVEVATRLPDGTVAVQKAPFIDVERCIGCGICENKCPVVDDPAIFVTSVGESRSEKNRLLLDISGGSAEAPYK
- a CDS encoding electron transfer flavoprotein subunit alpha/FixB family protein yields the protein MIAAYLEIRDGKIKKSSLETLAEARRRAAELGVGTAAVMAGASVAGLAAAAFAAGAAKVYAIEDPALADYSAQAYAAALAGFAAEAKPAALFFSATAMGKDMAPRVAARLGVSLAADCTKVAVKDGALEFTRPIYAGKAILSVKLKTSPQLATLRPNVFPAGEPVEGGGEVVKMAAAVPEGAVKGRVVEVLKEETTELDVTEADVVISGGRGLKGPEAFALLRDMAAVFPRAAVGASRSAVDSGWIGHQHQVGQTGKTVSPQLYLAVGISGAIQHLAGMSSSKVIAAVNKDPEAPIFKVADYGIVGDLFEVVPKLTEELKKALKE